Proteins encoded by one window of Vampirovibrionales bacterium:
- the gcvH gene encoding glycine cleavage system protein GcvH — protein sequence MKGLIPEEARLIETHEYVLVFDEEDRARVGISHYAAEALGDVVYVELPEIGQTLAKGDSLGSIESVKAASDLYMPVSGEVVAVNSQLEDEPNLVNDDCYGDGWMLEIKLDRAEEIQALMTPEQYMKFLEESQA from the coding sequence ATGAAAGGCCTGATTCCCGAAGAGGCGCGACTCATTGAAACGCACGAATACGTGCTGGTATTTGACGAAGAAGATCGCGCGCGCGTGGGCATCAGCCACTACGCCGCCGAAGCGCTGGGCGACGTGGTGTACGTCGAACTGCCCGAAATCGGCCAGACGCTGGCCAAAGGCGATTCGCTGGGCTCGATTGAGTCGGTCAAGGCTGCCTCAGACCTTTATATGCCGGTCAGCGGCGAAGTCGTGGCCGTCAACAGCCAACTGGAAGACGAGCCCAATCTGGTCAACGACGACTGCTACGGCGACGGCTGGATGCTGGAAATCAAGCTCGATCGCGCCGAGGAGATTCAGGCCCTGATGACGCCCGAGCAGTACATGAAGTTTCTCGAAGAGAGCCAGGCCTAA